In Desulfurobacterium indicum, the following are encoded in one genomic region:
- a CDS encoding MotE family protein has product MRYLAGVLAILLLIVSPAFSQEAEKVELQKEIKRLTALRDEVQKLIQKNEVILKKIEEEREKLAEEKKAFENEIKSVQNERYKRLAKIFSKMDPELAGQKISAMDNMTEAAYIFLNMKERYAGQILNYVRPDKVNEIVKIMAEVKRQNGG; this is encoded by the coding sequence ATGAGGTATTTAGCAGGCGTTTTAGCGATTCTTCTTTTAATAGTTAGTCCTGCATTTTCTCAGGAAGCCGAGAAGGTCGAACTTCAGAAGGAAATTAAACGTTTAACTGCTTTGAGAGATGAGGTCCAGAAACTTATTCAGAAAAATGAAGTAATACTAAAGAAAATTGAGGAAGAAAGGGAAAAATTAGCAGAGGAAAAAAAAGCATTTGAAAATGAGATAAAATCTGTTCAGAATGAACGTTATAAGCGTCTGGCAAAGATTTTTTCAAAGATGGATCCAGAGCTTGCCGGGCAGAAGATTTCTGCAATGGATAATATGACAGAGGCTGCTTATATTTTCTTGAACATGAAGGAAAGGTACGCTGGGCAGATTTTGAACTATGTTAGACCCGATAAAGTTAACGAAATTGTAAAAATAATGGCTGAAGTTAAGAGACAAAATGGCGGTTAA
- the murC gene encoding UDP-N-acetylmuramate--L-alanine ligase has product MFKFSVKRIHFIGIGGIGISGLAYLFKKEGYDVSGSDIRESETTRFLEKEGINVYIGHRKENVKDADVVIYTSAAKRSNPEIVAALEKGIPVVPRCDALSELMRFKEGIAVAGTHGKTTTSSMISKVFYDDGFDPTILVGGKLDFLGFRNAYYGKSDIMIAETDESDGTFLKILPSVSVITNIDTDHLDFYKDIETIKRSFIEFANRVSFYGKVFLCGECRNVRDIFSKIYKKKLIYGFSRDFDLCACNVVQDGLSIRFDVLFKGKFEGNIFLPVPGKHNVLNALAAVGVSLEAGIPFTKIAESLSTFKNAKRRAEIKGEEAGVIVIDDYGHHPTEIENTYKGIREAYPDKKVLVLFQPHRYTRTKLLWDEFTQVLSGIDNLFITDIYPAGEEPIDDISAKKLADLCGAVYVGDVENAVSSILPLLEPDTVLLTLGAGNVYLAGEKILQILKKSRGI; this is encoded by the coding sequence ATGTTTAAATTTTCCGTTAAACGTATTCACTTTATTGGTATAGGTGGTATAGGAATTTCAGGGCTTGCATATCTTTTCAAAAAAGAAGGGTATGATGTAAGCGGTTCGGATATAAGGGAAAGTGAAACAACAAGATTCCTTGAGAAAGAAGGAATAAATGTTTACATAGGGCATCGAAAAGAAAATGTTAAAGATGCTGATGTTGTTATTTATACCTCAGCCGCAAAACGTTCCAATCCCGAAATAGTTGCAGCACTTGAGAAGGGTATTCCTGTTGTTCCAAGATGTGATGCTCTTTCGGAACTTATGCGATTCAAGGAGGGGATAGCTGTTGCTGGAACACACGGAAAAACGACGACAAGTTCTATGATTTCAAAAGTTTTTTATGATGATGGTTTTGATCCAACTATTTTGGTCGGAGGTAAACTCGACTTTCTCGGTTTCAGGAATGCGTATTACGGTAAAAGTGATATTATGATTGCAGAAACTGATGAAAGTGATGGAACTTTTTTAAAAATACTTCCATCTGTTAGTGTTATAACGAATATTGATACTGATCATCTTGATTTTTACAAAGATATAGAAACGATAAAACGTTCTTTTATTGAGTTTGCAAATAGAGTTTCTTTTTATGGAAAAGTTTTTCTCTGTGGTGAGTGTAGAAATGTCAGAGATATTTTTTCTAAAATTTACAAAAAGAAGCTGATTTATGGCTTTTCCAGGGATTTTGATCTCTGCGCTTGTAATGTAGTACAAGATGGACTCTCAATCCGTTTTGATGTTCTTTTTAAGGGAAAGTTTGAGGGAAACATTTTTCTTCCTGTTCCGGGTAAACATAATGTTTTAAATGCTCTTGCAGCTGTTGGTGTTTCTCTGGAGGCAGGCATACCGTTTACTAAGATAGCAGAAAGCCTTTCAACCTTTAAAAATGCCAAAAGAAGGGCAGAGATAAAAGGAGAAGAAGCAGGAGTTATTGTTATTGACGATTACGGCCATCATCCGACAGAGATAGAGAATACGTATAAAGGTATAAGGGAAGCTTATCCTGATAAAAAGGTGTTGGTTCTTTTCCAGCCTCACAGATATACAAGGACGAAACTTTTGTGGGATGAGTTTACACAGGTGTTAAGCGGGATAGACAACCTGTTCATAACCGATATCTATCCGGCAGGCGAGGAGCCGATAGATGATATTTCGGCAAAGAAGTTAGCCGATTTGTGTGGTGCCGTGTATGTTGGAGATGTGGAAAATGCTGTGTCTTCTATTCTGCCGCTTCTTGAACCTGATACTGTTCTCCTTACACTCGGCGCCGGAAATGTCTATCTTGCTGGTGAGAAAATTCTTCAGATTCTTAAAAAGAGTCGAGGGATATAG
- a CDS encoding flagellar brake protein, whose amino-acid sequence MRYLNYLKLPVASTSYVVVFLLLILFFALFLFTVAAVRKFMEKRRYKSSFFREALSKGLTEREAEILWEYSVKEGRDPFLTLEFKVAFEKVVDYYLRTATDADEEVVKSMREKLGFDAIPFFVPLVSTKDIELFQPARIELPDGYFAEVTLFDKDERYMYWAFTDPFPKNRIKEGDEVTIIFIRKADAIYKFTVPIKEVYEERDRIIIKVPHTFSLQRYQRRNFARVEVDILCKVGILTDKSWKWYEGRLKDISGGGARVCLPYGDEKPPISILTEIKLEFFLEGKHFSLNANVVNEDLREKVLCFGVQFVDIKETEQQAILRFVKKEQKKLAELFVRNR is encoded by the coding sequence ATGCGTTATCTTAACTATCTTAAACTTCCGGTTGCTTCAACATCTTATGTTGTTGTTTTTTTGTTGTTGATTCTTTTCTTTGCTCTTTTTCTTTTTACAGTTGCTGCTGTCAGAAAATTTATGGAGAAGCGGCGTTATAAATCTTCTTTTTTTAGAGAAGCTTTAAGTAAAGGTTTGACGGAAAGAGAAGCAGAGATCTTGTGGGAGTATTCAGTAAAGGAGGGAAGAGATCCTTTTCTTACTCTTGAATTTAAAGTTGCTTTTGAAAAGGTAGTTGACTATTATTTGCGCACTGCTACCGATGCAGATGAGGAAGTTGTTAAGTCTATGAGAGAAAAGCTTGGCTTTGATGCGATTCCTTTTTTTGTTCCTCTTGTTTCTACAAAAGATATAGAACTTTTCCAGCCAGCCCGGATAGAGCTTCCAGATGGATATTTTGCGGAGGTTACACTTTTTGATAAAGATGAAAGGTATATGTATTGGGCTTTTACTGATCCTTTTCCAAAAAACAGGATAAAAGAGGGAGATGAAGTAACTATTATTTTTATAAGAAAAGCTGATGCGATATATAAATTTACTGTTCCCATAAAGGAAGTCTATGAAGAGAGGGACAGGATAATTATTAAAGTTCCTCATACTTTTTCTCTTCAACGTTATCAGAGGAGAAACTTTGCGAGAGTAGAAGTGGATATCCTTTGTAAGGTGGGCATTTTGACGGATAAAAGCTGGAAGTGGTATGAAGGTCGTTTGAAGGATATAAGCGGTGGTGGAGCAAGGGTTTGTCTTCCTTACGGTGATGAAAAGCCCCCTATATCTATCTTGACAGAGATAAAACTTGAGTTTTTCCTTGAAGGGAAGCATTTTTCTTTGAACGCTAATGTGGTTAATGAGGATTTGAGAGAAAAAGTTCTCTGTTTTGGTGTTCAATTTGTTGATATTAAAGAAACAGAGCAGCAGGCAATTTTGCGATTTGTAAAGAAAGAGCAGAAGAAACTTGCGGAACTTTTTGTGAGAAATAGATAA